The genome window CGCGTTCCGCGCGGCAGTCGCGGCGGCGACTGGCACGCTGCCGCCGGAACATCCGTCGTTCTATGGTACGCCGGGCGTAAGCGAGCGCATCGTCGACGTGTTGGAAGCAGTCAAGATCAAGAAGGGTTCGGCATAGCGATCATGTACACGACGAAGAAGGGCGCGGAATGAGAATTCTGGTCACCGGCGTCGCCGGTTTCATCGGGTCGAACCTGACCGAAGGCCTGCTCGCGCGCGGGCACTCCGTGGTCGGGATTGATAACCTGTCGCAAGGTACGCGGCTGAACATGGAGTCGTTTCGCGGCCATCCGGCGTTCGCGTTCCACGAAGTCGACATCCGCGACGAGCAGGCCGTCACGACGTTGGCCGAAGGCTGCGACGTCATCGTGCACCTCGCGGCGTTCAAGATTCCGCGCTACAGCGACGCATACGATACCCTGACGATCAACGCCTACGGGTCGGAGAACCTGCTCAAGGCGGCGGTGGCGCACAAGGCCAAGATCGTCGCGGCCTCGACCTCCGACGTGTACGGCAAGAATCCGGACATCCCGTTCAGCGAAGAGCACAACTCGGTGATTGGCGCGCCGACCGTGAAGCGCTGGGCCTATGCCATTTCTAAGATGTTCGAGGAACAGATGGCCTTCGCGTACCACGAGCGCCATGGCATCGACGTCGTGCTGCTCCGGTTCTTCGGTGGGTACGGGCCGAACCAGCACCTGACATGGTGGGGCGGACCGCAGTCGGTGTTCATCAACATGGCGCTCGACAACGAAGAACTGCCGATCCACGGTGACGGCCAACAGACGCGCACGTTTACGTATATCAAGGATCACGTCGACGGCATCATCCGTACCATTGAAATGCCGGAGGCCAACAACCACGTCTTCAACCTCGGCGGCCTGCAGGAAGTCACGATCGAGTCTTTGGCCCGCACGGTGTGGCGGCTTGTACGCGGAGAGGACGCCCCGGCCAAAATCAAGTTCATCCCGTACGCGCAGTTCGGTAAGTACGAGGATGTGATGCGCCGCGTGCCGGATATCACGAAAGCGCGCACGCTGCTGGGCTTCGACCCGAAGACCGACCTCGAGACCGGCCTGCGCGAGACGATCGCGTGGCAGATCGAGCGGCGCAAGCGGCTCGCCGGAGCGGACTCATGAGCCATCACCACGGAGCACCCAGCAGAACCGCATGCGCATTCTGACCGTTATCGGAGCACGCCCGCAGTTCGTCAAAGCGGCCCCTGTCAGCGCCGTGCTGAGAGCCGAGCACGAGGAGTATCTCGTGCATACCGGCCAGCATTACGACTACAACATGTCGGACATCTTCTTCGAGGAGCTTGGCCTGCCGGAGCCCGACCTGAACCTCGGCGCGGGCAGCGGCACCCATGCCACCCAGACGGCGAGCATCGTCCCACCGCTCGAACGCGCGGTGATTGCGCAGAACCCGGACATGATTCTGGTTTACGGTGACACCAACTCGACCGTCGCGGCGGCACTGGTTGCACACGCGCTCAAAGTGCCGCTTGCGCATGTCGAGGCCGGCCTGCGCAGCTACAACCGCGCCATGCCCGAGGAGATCAACCGGATCGTCACCGACCGCGTTTCGGATCTGCTGTTTTGCCCGTCGGAAGTCGCCGTCGAGAACCTCGCCAAAGAAGGTATCCGCGACGGCGTTGTTTTGACCGGCGACGTGATGGTCGATGCGGTGCTGCGCGCCGTCGAGACCGCCAAGCAGACCAGCATGATCCACGTGACGCTCGGTATCGGGGCACCGTACGCGCTGCTGACCATCCATCGGCCTGCCAACACCGACGACCCGGCCGCGTTGGCCGGAATCATCGCAGGGTGCGGCGGCTTGGACCTGCCGGTGGTCTTCCCGGTGCATCCGCGGACGCGCGTGGCGATGGACCGCGCCGGCATCCCGCTGCCTGAGAACGTGCGGCTGATCAACCCGCTGGGCTACATTGACATGCTGTGCCTGCTCGAAGCGGCCAGTTTGGCGATGACCGATTCCGGGGGCCTGCAGAAAGAAGCGTATATTCTGAGAACGCCGGCGGTTACGATCCGCACCGAAACCGAGTGGGTCGAGACGGTTGCCAGCGGCTGGAACCGCCTGGTCGCGCCGGACGCGCAGGCGATTGCCGCCGCGGTGGACGAAGCGATCCACAATCAACCCGACGAGCATCCTGATTATTACGGCGACGGCAATGCTGCAGAGCGGATCGTCGCCGCCCTTGAAGCCTTCATGGAGGAACAACATGCTGAGCGATCTGGCACGCCGAATTGAGGACAAGTCGGCGGTCGTTAGCGTCATCGGGCTTGGATATGTCGGACTGCCGGTCGCGTGCATGTTCGCGCAGGCCGGATTCCAAACATGGGGCGTCGACATCGTCGCCGAGCGCATCGCGATGCTCAACGCAGGCAAGAACCCGATTGAGGGTAAGGAACCCGGCCTCGCCGAGTTGATCGAGGACGTGGTCGGCCGCGGCCTATTGAAGTGCACGACCGACTACAGCGACCTGCGCGATGTGGACGTCGTGCTGGTGTCGGTGCAGACGCCGATCGACGAGAGCGACCATCTGCCGCGCTATGCACATCTCCGGTCTGCGCTGTCGGCGCTTGGGGCGGTGCTGAAGTCCGGGGCGTTGGTCGTCATCGAGTCGACGCTCGCGCCCGGAACCATGCACAACGTCGTGATCCCGACACTGGAAGGCGCGACTGGCGGCAAGGCAGGCGAGACGTTCTATGTCGGCCATTGCCCGGAGCGCGTCATGCCAGGCCGGCTGATCCACAACCTGACGTACATGGACCGCGTGGCGGGTGGGTGGACTCCGGAAGTCGCCGACGTGATGCGGCTGTTCTACCGCAACATCGTGCGCGGCGAGATCGACACCACCAACCTGCTGATGGCCGAACTGGTCAAGACGACCGAAAACGCCTACCGCGACGTCCAGATCGCGTTCGCCAACGAGGTCGCGCTGGTGTGCGAGGCGTTGGGCGGCGATGTGTGGACACTCCGCGAACTCGTCAACAAGAGTCCCGGCCGGAATATGCTGTATCCGGGCGCCGGCGTGGGTGGACACTGCATCCCGAAAGACTCCTGGCTGTTGATCGCCAACGCGCGCGACGAGGTCACGACCCACGTGATCCCGGCGGCGCGCACGGTCAACCGGTCGATGCCGAGCCATGTCGTTTCCCTGACCGAATCGGCGCTGTCCGAGTGCGGCGTTGCGCTGGAAGGCGCCGTGATTGCCGTGTTGGGCTACGCTTACTTGGCAAATTCCGACGACACGCGCGACACGCCCAGTCAAGCATTCGTGGAGCTCATGCAGGCGCGCGGGGCCGAAGTTCGCATTCACGACCCGTACGTGCATGAATTCAAAGGCGATCTGCCGGATGTGCTGACGGGCGCTGATGCGGCGGTTATTCTGGTCTCGCACGACGAATACATCGCGGCGGACTGGGCATCGCTGCTTGGCCTGCTACGGACGCCAGTGTTGATCGACGCACGCCACGTGCTGCCGGACGACTTTCTCTTCCCCGGCGCTCGAGTCCGGGTGTTGGGCAAAGGATAGGCGTGTCGGCTACGTCGCCGACAGTTCCGGCTGTGTGGGGACCTTCGCGCGCCAGAACACCAGCACGGCCAACGTCGCCGCGGCTCCGCCGTAGATCTGAAGCGCAAGCGGGACGCCAAGCCCCTCGGCCAGCATGCCGAGCGCCAGCGCGCCAAACGGCGACAAGCCGAACACGGTAAGCATATATAGGCTGAGCACCCGACCGCGGAAGGCGTTCGACAGCGTGAGCTGCAGTCCGAGGTTCATGTTGACCAGCGTCATCACCATGCACAGGCCGGACGCCATAGCGAACAGCACTGCGCCGGGAACCGACGTTTGCATCCCGATCAACGCCATGACGGCCGCCGCGCCGAGCATGGCCGCTCCGATGACGCTGATGCGGGCATAACGTGCGGTTAACCAGCCCACCAGCAGACCGGCGACGATCGACCCGACACCCTGTGCCGCGCTCAGCAGCGCGTACCCCTCGCGGGAGTTGTCGACGGTGGTCTCGGCAATCGCCGGCATCATCTGAAAGATCGGCAGCAGGAAGAAGCCGGCAATCGATGACAGCATCAACAGGCGGCGGACCGCCGGATCGTGCCGGACGTAGGCGAAGCCCTCGCGCAGCTGCTGCATGGGCCGCGTGCGGACCTTCGGGATCGGCAGGGCGAACGGTACGTGCATCGCGATCAGGCATCCCAATACAACGAGGAAGCTGACCGCGTTGATGAAGAAGCACCAGTTGACGCCGAGCTGGGCAAGTACCGCACCGGCGGCCATCGGGCCCAGCACGCGCGACGAACTGTTCAGGATGGAGTTGAGTGCGAGGGCACTCGGGAGATCTTCACGGCCGACCATCTCGACCATGAACGTCTGCCGTGAAGGCGCATCGACCGAGATCGACATGCCGAGGATGAACGCCAGTACGACGACATGCCACACTTGGACTGTATTGGTTGCGGCGAGGACGGTGAGTATCGCAGCCAACGACATCTGCGTGATATTGGTCGCTACGAGCAGGTGCCGCCGCGGGAACATCTCAACGATCACGCCGGCCAGCGGGGACATCAGCAGTACGGGTAGGCCCGCGGCCAGCGCCACGATCCCGAGCCATGCTTCCGAGCCTGTCAGGCTGTACACCAGATACCCCTGCGCGATGTTCTGCATCCACGTGCCGGACTGCGAGACCATTTGGCCGAAGAAGTAGAGGCGGAAATTGCTGCTGCGGAGGGCGTGAAAAGTCCCGACTGCGGGGGCGGCGACGGCAGTGACGGCCATGAGGCGAACTCGTGTTGTCCTGTTTGTTCTCGGTTAAACCATTATTGCGCGAAGCCTCTGCAGATTGGTCTGCGTTGGACTACCCAACGTCCGGCAGCGTGCGCCGGATCGACCCGGGCGATGGGTGTGTTTGTAACGCTACCAATTACGATAACGATGGAACACTCATGAATGTCTAAAAACTGTCGCGCTCGTGGACAGAATTCGCACAAGTGCCCACGCGGAAATATTGGATCCGTGTTGGGAACATATTTGCAAACGCGGATTGTCGAATTTTGGTGAGGATCACCAAGCGCTCATCATTGATAAAGCTGTTCCGCTGTGTTATTCTCTCCGCCGTTAACACCCGTTAACACGGGGGAGGCGTGAGTCGGATGCCGACTCCCGGTTGCGAATACAAGTCCGACATTTTCTAAGGAGGACCGAATGAAGCGCACTATTCGTTTCATGGTAGTCGGCCTGATGCTGCTGGCGATGTCACTGGGGATCGTCGCCAACGCACAGGATGGCTCCGTACTTGTCATTGGTTGGGAACAGGAGCCCCCGCTTCTTTCCCCGCGCAGCGACCTTGCGTTTGCTGCCAATATGCTCAACTTCTATGGCCGCGACCTGTGGGACTGGGACGTGAACCGTGACATCTTCCCGGTCATGGCCGCGGAGATCCCGACGGTTGCGAACGGGATGGTCGCCACCCTCGAGAACGGCAACACGCAGGTCACCTACAAGCTGAAGGAAGGCATTGTGTGGTCTGACGGCACGCCGATCACGACCGACGACTGCTTGCTGCGCCACGAGCTGATGATGGATCCCACCAAGGCCACCTTCCAGCGTGGATCGTACCCGGACGTCGTCGAGAGCTTCGAAGTTGTCGATGCAACGACCTTCGTGCTGACCTACAACGCCCCGTGGCCCGACTATCAGTCGGAAGCCCCCGCGGCCTGCGGCACGTTCCCTGCACACATCTTCCGCCCGATCCTCGAGGCTGAAGGCACCGTCGACAATGCGCCGTTCTGGAGCGGCCAGGGCGTCGTTGGCTACGGCCCGTACGTCTTCGCCGAGTGGATCGTCGGCGAGAGCGTCCGCTTTGAAGCCAACCCGAACTGGGATGGTCAGGCACCTGCCTTCTCGACCGTCATCCTGCGCATGATCACGGACACGGCCCAGATGCAGAACGCACTGGAAGCCGGCGAAATTGACGTCGCCTTCAACTTCAGCGACGACCTTGTCCCGGGCTATCAGTCTATTGAGAACGTCGAGGTCTTCAGCACCCCGGGCGTCTTCGGTGACGCGATCTGGATGAACTACGGCAACGGCGGCCACCCGGCCCTGGCCGATAAGAACGTCCGTATCGCTTTGGTCCATGCCATCGACCGCGCGACCCTTGCCGAGCAGCTTGTCGGCCCGGGCACGGAAGTTCCCAAGGCGTGGCATTCGGCCGCCTTCTGGCCGGATGATCTCGGCCGCGTTGATTACAATGTTGACGAAGCCGTCCGTCTCCTCGACGAGGCCGGCTGGGTCGATAGCAACGGCGACGGCATCCGTGATAAGGACGGCGTCGAGATGGTGCTGCGCTTCTTCACCACCGACCGTCAGATCCGTATGGACTACCAGGTCGCCATTCAGGACTACCTCTCGCAGGTTGGCGTAGCCACCCAGCTGCTCCCGGTCCCGGCGACCATCCTGTTCGCCGACTACCTCGAGCGCGGTATCCTCGACACCGGTGACTTTGACCTCGCGATCTTCGCCCTGAGCTCTGGTGCGCTGTCGCCGTTCGCCGGTGCGCCCGACTGGTTCGGCTGCGATGGTATTCCGACGCCGGAAGAACCGAATGGTAACAACGGTTGGGGTTCGTGCAGCCCTGAGTTCGACGCACTCGACCTGCAGGTCGGCACCACCGTCGATCCTGAAGAACGTCTTGCCATTGCTGGCGAGGCCATCAAGGAATTCGTCGACGAGCAGTTCTGGCACGGCCTGTACCTGCGCCCGACGTGGTACGCGATCAACACCGCTGTGATTGATCCTGCGACCGCCAAGGATCTGGGCACGCTGAGCAGCAACTACTTCAACAAGATCGAGTTCTGGGCGCCCCCGATGTAATTGGGCACCCGGCATTCGTCACAATGCCGCAGAATGGACGGGGGGCGCTCGCAAGGGTGCCTCCCCGTCCATTTTCGACAGTTTGAACTCTCCCGTATTCCAAGACGAGGCGCGCCGTCATGGGCAAGTACATTGTTCAGCGAATCCTTCAGGCTATCCCGCTGCTGATCATTATTTCGATCGTCGTTTTTACCCTGATGAAGTTGGCGGGCGATCCGTTCGCCTACCTCGCGCAGGATCCGCGCGCCACGCCGGAAGACCGCGCGTTGATGCGCGCCAAATATGGACTTGATGACCCTTTGCCCATCCAATACATCACGTGGCTGGTCGGTGACGATTGGCGCATGCGCGACAAGACCGGCGATGGCGAACTTGACGGCTACGGCGATCGTCGCGGCGTGCTGCGCGGCGACCTCGGCGAGTCGATCGTCTACGGCCGCACCGTCAACGAAGTCTTCAGCATCCGGCTTCCCAACACGCTGATTCTGATGGTCACGCAGTACATCGTGACGATCATCTTCGCGCTGTTCATTGGCATCTTTGCCGCGCTACGAAAATACACGGCTGCCGACAACATCATCACCGGCGTATCGTTCGTGCTGTTCTCGATGCCGGTGTTCTTGCTGGCCCTGCTGCTCGTACAGGTCTTCGCTGTGCAGTTCAAGAATCTCGGACTGCCGTCTCTGCCGGTCTCCGGCATGTATGACCCGCGTGGCGACCGGTCGTTCGACGAACTGGTGCGCCACTTGATCCTGCCGGTCGCCAGCCTCGCCGCGATCAGCATCGCCGGGTACAGCCGCTATATTCGTTCCACGATGCTCGAAGTGATCAACTCGGATTACATTCGCACGGCGCGCGCGAAAGGTCTCTCCGAGCGGCGTATCACCTTCCTGCACGCGCTCAAGAACGCGTCGCTGCCGCTGGTCACGCTGGTGGCGCTGGACATCCCGTTCCTGCTGGGCGGCGCGGTCATCACCGAGTCGATCTTCAGTTGGCCGGGGATGGGCACCGCCTTTATCGAGGCGCTGCGACGGCCGGATATGTTCCTGATTATCTCGTTCGTCTTGATGACGGCTGTAGCGGTGGTGGTGTTCCAGATCATCGCGGACATCGTCTATTCGTGGCTCGACCCACGAATCCGTTACAACTAGGGAGATTCGTTACATGGCTAACGCAGCCGCAAAGCAGGCCCAGACCGTCGTTACGCTCGGCGAGCGTGAGCCTGAAGCCGAATCTCTGCTGAAGATCGCCGTGCGCCGGTTCTTCAAGCATCGCATGGCGGTGGCCGGTCTGGTCATCATGGGCGCGATCCTGCTGTACACGGTTGGCGGGGCGTTCTTTGTGAGCGAGGAATTCGCCAACGATGCGGACGTGACCAAGCGCTTTCAAGCCCCGTCCACCGAGCACCCTTTTGGCACCGACGAGGTCGGCCGCGACTTGCTTGCACGTACGATTTACGGCGGGCAGATTTCGTTGGCGATCGGCATTATCTCGGTTGCGATTGCGATTAGCATCGGCACCGTCGTGGGTCTGGTCGCCGGCTACTTCGGCGGGATCATCGACAGCCTGCTCATGCGCTTTGTCGAGGCGATGCTGGCGATCCCGACACTGATCTTGCTGCTGCTGCTTCAGCGCCCGCTGATCGAGGCGAGCGCGACCAACATCGTAGTTTTCGGCCGTCAGATCAGCATCACCGTGGTGGCGATCATTCTCATTATCGGCCTGACGTCGTGGCTGGGCCTGAGCCGTATCGTACGTTCGCTGGTGCTCTCGCTCAAGGAGCAGGAGTTCATCACGGCGGCGCACATGCTTGGCGCCAGCAGCACGCGCATCATCTTTGTGCACATCCTGCCCAACTGCCTCGCGCCGATCCTCGTATCGGCGACGCTCGGCATCGGTGGCGCGATCGTGGTCGAGACGGCGCTCAGCTTCCTCGGCTTCGGCGTGCTTCCGCCAACGGCGACATGGGGCAACATCCTGCAGCGCGCGCGAGTCGACCCGTACGGCTATCCGTGGATGTGGATGGCCCCCGGCGCGCTGATCACGTTGACCGTGCTGTCGATCAACTTCATCGGTGACGGCCTGCGCGACGCCTTCGACCCGCGGTCGATGAAGGGCGGCTAGATCCCAAAACCCCCGAACACCGGCCCCTCGCTTGGTCTGCGGCGAGGGGCTTTTTGTTTGCTAATGATGCTAAAAAACAATGTCCAAACCCTGATTGCCCATCCCGCCCACTTCGACTATCATTCGCCGGGTGATGTCCCGTACGCCGTGTAAGGAGCAGCTCGCCCATGACCGATTCGCAGTTTCGCTGGTGGCAGACCGGCATCGTCTATCAGATCTACCCGCGCAGCTTTCAGGACTCCAACGGCGATGGCGTGGGCGACCTGCCGGGGATCATCAGCCGCCTCGACTACTTGGTCGACCTCGGCGTGGACGCGATCTGGATCAGCCCGTTCTACAAATCGCCGATGGCCGACTTCGGCTATGACGTGGCCGACTACTGCGACGTCGACCCGATCTTCGGCACGCTTGACGATTTCGACCGCTTGCTGGCCGAGGCCCATGCGCGCGGCATCAAGGTCATCATCGACTGGGTGCCGAACCACACGAGCAGCGAACACCCGTGGTTTCTCGAGTCGCGCTCAAGCCGCGACAACCCCAAACGCGACTGGTACATCTGGCGCGACCCCAAGCCGGACGGAAGCCGCCCGAACAACTGGGGCAGCATCTTCGGCGGGCCGGCGTGGGAGTGGGACGAGACGACCCAGCAGTACTACTACCACTACTTCGTCAAGCAGCAGCCCGACCTGAACTGGAAGAATCCGGACGTCGTCAAGGCGATGACCGACGTGCTGCACTTCTGGCTCAAGCGCGGCGTCGACGGCTTCCGCATGGATGTGGTGTACCTGATCGCCAAATACCCCGGCATGCCCGACAACCCGATCAACCCCGACGCCGTGCCGCTCAATGAGAACGACATTTTCGGCGTGCAGCATCACGTCTACGACGGTATCCAGCCCGAGGTACACCGCTACACGCGCATGTTCCGGCAAATCACCGACCAGTATGGCGACACCGTGATCGTGGGCGAGGTGTGGGAAGACGACCTTGACAAATGGATCGCGTTCTACGGTCCGGAAGGGGACGAAATCCAGCTCCCGTTCAACTTCCGCCTGATGCAGCTCAAAGAGTGGAACGCCGATGTCGTCGGTACGTCGGTCAACGAATTCGAGGACGCGCTGCCAGAGTTCGCGTGGCCCAATTACGTCATCGGCAACCACGATCGCACGCGCCCGGCGACTCGCGTCGGAAGTCAGGCGCAAGCGCGCGTCGCTCAAATGCTGCTGCTCACCGTGCGCGGTACGCCGACGATGTATCAAGGCGACGAGCTGGGTATGGAAGAGGCGCAGATCCCGCGCGAGCAGTGGGTCGATCCGTGGGGTATCAACCTCGGCATCTCGCGCGACGGATGCCGCACGCCGATGCAGTGGGATGGCACCGAATACACTGGATTCAGCACGGTCGAGCCGTGGCTCCCCGTGCAGGCCGATCACACGTGGCGCAATGTCGAGGCCATGTCGAACGATCCGCGCTCGTTCCTATCGCTGGTCAAGAAGCTGATTGCGCTGCGGCGTGCCGAACCGGCCCTGCACCTCGGCGCGTTCCGCCGCGCCGGCGCGCCTGACGGCGCATTCGCCTACATCCGCGAACACGACGAAAGCCGCTTCCTGATCGCGCTCAACTTCACGTCCGAGGAGAAACACGTCCCGCTCAACGGTCGCGGCACCGTCACGCTCAGCACGCACCTCGATCGCGAGGGCGAACCGGTGGCGGATACGATCACGCTCCGGACCGACGAAGGCGTGGTCGTGCTGCTGGGATAACGACGGCTCCCAAAGGGCTTTCGCCCTCTGGACTCCCATTTCAGCAACATCGGGCCGCACGCGGCCCGATGTTGCGAGATAGGAGGGGCAGGAGTGCAAACTCCTGCCGGGGTCTGGGGCAGCGCCCCGTATCTCTTTACGGAATCACAAACCCATTCGGCAGCGCTTGACCGTACTCGACCTCGGCAGGGTAGAAGTGGTCGCCG of Candidatus Flexicrinis affinis contains these proteins:
- a CDS encoding DUF3459 domain-containing protein; the encoded protein is MTDSQFRWWQTGIVYQIYPRSFQDSNGDGVGDLPGIISRLDYLVDLGVDAIWISPFYKSPMADFGYDVADYCDVDPIFGTLDDFDRLLAEAHARGIKVIIDWVPNHTSSEHPWFLESRSSRDNPKRDWYIWRDPKPDGSRPNNWGSIFGGPAWEWDETTQQYYYHYFVKQQPDLNWKNPDVVKAMTDVLHFWLKRGVDGFRMDVVYLIAKYPGMPDNPINPDAVPLNENDIFGVQHHVYDGIQPEVHRYTRMFRQITDQYGDTVIVGEVWEDDLDKWIAFYGPEGDEIQLPFNFRLMQLKEWNADVVGTSVNEFEDALPEFAWPNYVIGNHDRTRPATRVGSQAQARVAQMLLLTVRGTPTMYQGDELGMEEAQIPREQWVDPWGINLGISRDGCRTPMQWDGTEYTGFSTVEPWLPVQADHTWRNVEAMSNDPRSFLSLVKKLIALRRAEPALHLGAFRRAGAPDGAFAYIREHDESRFLIALNFTSEEKHVPLNGRGTVTLSTHLDREGEPVADTITLRTDEGVVVLLG
- a CDS encoding GDP-mannose 4,6-dehydratase; the protein is MRILVTGVAGFIGSNLTEGLLARGHSVVGIDNLSQGTRLNMESFRGHPAFAFHEVDIRDEQAVTTLAEGCDVIVHLAAFKIPRYSDAYDTLTINAYGSENLLKAAVAHKAKIVAASTSDVYGKNPDIPFSEEHNSVIGAPTVKRWAYAISKMFEEQMAFAYHERHGIDVVLLRFFGGYGPNQHLTWWGGPQSVFINMALDNEELPIHGDGQQTRTFTYIKDHVDGIIRTIEMPEANNHVFNLGGLQEVTIESLARTVWRLVRGEDAPAKIKFIPYAQFGKYEDVMRRVPDITKARTLLGFDPKTDLETGLRETIAWQIERRKRLAGADS
- the wecB gene encoding UDP-N-acetylglucosamine 2-epimerase (non-hydrolyzing), giving the protein MRILTVIGARPQFVKAAPVSAVLRAEHEEYLVHTGQHYDYNMSDIFFEELGLPEPDLNLGAGSGTHATQTASIVPPLERAVIAQNPDMILVYGDTNSTVAAALVAHALKVPLAHVEAGLRSYNRAMPEEINRIVTDRVSDLLFCPSEVAVENLAKEGIRDGVVLTGDVMVDAVLRAVETAKQTSMIHVTLGIGAPYALLTIHRPANTDDPAALAGIIAGCGGLDLPVVFPVHPRTRVAMDRAGIPLPENVRLINPLGYIDMLCLLEAASLAMTDSGGLQKEAYILRTPAVTIRTETEWVETVASGWNRLVAPDAQAIAAAVDEAIHNQPDEHPDYYGDGNAAERIVAALEAFMEEQHAERSGTPN
- a CDS encoding MFS transporter, with the protein product MAVTAVAAPAVGTFHALRSSNFRLYFFGQMVSQSGTWMQNIAQGYLVYSLTGSEAWLGIVALAAGLPVLLMSPLAGVIVEMFPRRHLLVATNITQMSLAAILTVLAATNTVQVWHVVVLAFILGMSISVDAPSRQTFMVEMVGREDLPSALALNSILNSSSRVLGPMAAGAVLAQLGVNWCFFINAVSFLVVLGCLIAMHVPFALPIPKVRTRPMQQLREGFAYVRHDPAVRRLLMLSSIAGFFLLPIFQMMPAIAETTVDNSREGYALLSAAQGVGSIVAGLLVGWLTARYARISVIGAAMLGAAAVMALIGMQTSVPGAVLFAMASGLCMVMTLVNMNLGLQLTLSNAFRGRVLSLYMLTVFGLSPFGALALGMLAEGLGVPLALQIYGGAAATLAVLVFWRAKVPTQPELSAT
- a CDS encoding nucleotide sugar dehydrogenase, whose protein sequence is MLSDLARRIEDKSAVVSVIGLGYVGLPVACMFAQAGFQTWGVDIVAERIAMLNAGKNPIEGKEPGLAELIEDVVGRGLLKCTTDYSDLRDVDVVLVSVQTPIDESDHLPRYAHLRSALSALGAVLKSGALVVIESTLAPGTMHNVVIPTLEGATGGKAGETFYVGHCPERVMPGRLIHNLTYMDRVAGGWTPEVADVMRLFYRNIVRGEIDTTNLLMAELVKTTENAYRDVQIAFANEVALVCEALGGDVWTLRELVNKSPGRNMLYPGAGVGGHCIPKDSWLLIANARDEVTTHVIPAARTVNRSMPSHVVSLTESALSECGVALEGAVIAVLGYAYLANSDDTRDTPSQAFVELMQARGAEVRIHDPYVHEFKGDLPDVLTGADAAVILVSHDEYIAADWASLLGLLRTPVLIDARHVLPDDFLFPGARVRVLGKG
- a CDS encoding ABC transporter permease; translated protein: MANAAAKQAQTVVTLGEREPEAESLLKIAVRRFFKHRMAVAGLVIMGAILLYTVGGAFFVSEEFANDADVTKRFQAPSTEHPFGTDEVGRDLLARTIYGGQISLAIGIISVAIAISIGTVVGLVAGYFGGIIDSLLMRFVEAMLAIPTLILLLLLQRPLIEASATNIVVFGRQISITVVAIILIIGLTSWLGLSRIVRSLVLSLKEQEFITAAHMLGASSTRIIFVHILPNCLAPILVSATLGIGGAIVVETALSFLGFGVLPPTATWGNILQRARVDPYGYPWMWMAPGALITLTVLSINFIGDGLRDAFDPRSMKGG
- a CDS encoding peptide ABC transporter substrate-binding protein, whose translation is MKRTIRFMVVGLMLLAMSLGIVANAQDGSVLVIGWEQEPPLLSPRSDLAFAANMLNFYGRDLWDWDVNRDIFPVMAAEIPTVANGMVATLENGNTQVTYKLKEGIVWSDGTPITTDDCLLRHELMMDPTKATFQRGSYPDVVESFEVVDATTFVLTYNAPWPDYQSEAPAACGTFPAHIFRPILEAEGTVDNAPFWSGQGVVGYGPYVFAEWIVGESVRFEANPNWDGQAPAFSTVILRMITDTAQMQNALEAGEIDVAFNFSDDLVPGYQSIENVEVFSTPGVFGDAIWMNYGNGGHPALADKNVRIALVHAIDRATLAEQLVGPGTEVPKAWHSAAFWPDDLGRVDYNVDEAVRLLDEAGWVDSNGDGIRDKDGVEMVLRFFTTDRQIRMDYQVAIQDYLSQVGVATQLLPVPATILFADYLERGILDTGDFDLAIFALSSGALSPFAGAPDWFGCDGIPTPEEPNGNNGWGSCSPEFDALDLQVGTTVDPEERLAIAGEAIKEFVDEQFWHGLYLRPTWYAINTAVIDPATAKDLGTLSSNYFNKIEFWAPPM
- a CDS encoding ABC transporter permease, whose amino-acid sequence is MGKYIVQRILQAIPLLIIISIVVFTLMKLAGDPFAYLAQDPRATPEDRALMRAKYGLDDPLPIQYITWLVGDDWRMRDKTGDGELDGYGDRRGVLRGDLGESIVYGRTVNEVFSIRLPNTLILMVTQYIVTIIFALFIGIFAALRKYTAADNIITGVSFVLFSMPVFLLALLLVQVFAVQFKNLGLPSLPVSGMYDPRGDRSFDELVRHLILPVASLAAISIAGYSRYIRSTMLEVINSDYIRTARAKGLSERRITFLHALKNASLPLVTLVALDIPFLLGGAVITESIFSWPGMGTAFIEALRRPDMFLIISFVLMTAVAVVVFQIIADIVYSWLDPRIRYN